One genomic window of Paramormyrops kingsleyae isolate MSU_618 chromosome 22, PKINGS_0.4, whole genome shotgun sequence includes the following:
- the LOC111843176 gene encoding uncharacterized protein isoform X3, with the protein MGVGTHILAHILVVHVHSSHGMHLDHTFVESITETHLSKQHHWLHSDVKFVYSQNFCPPYPAGETQNSLEGERVSLLSEVKKRRNNAVIKEKYRRQEVVRDKPMIAEFKTRWPGLFTVPELIRVLKKTGGSKGKKIDFTFAPTSQNETVEKKRECLLRAHCIYLNEDPSSLFQEYLDSDGSAAQRDLEQVVFGIYSINAEGGDGTNTPVDVGIVIEGVEVLQGLGDIASACALLMGVIYAMNLSYPQELKTFFEVLQKIFLQLDATRLSTKTSSRERDGMYQKDVHIKSLIPGTEASGKL; encoded by the exons ATGGGCGTAGGCACCCATATCCTTGCCCATATACTAGTTGTCCATGTACATTCAAGTCATGGAATGCACTTAGATCACACCTTTGTAGAGTCCATAACAGAGACTCATCTCAGCAAACAACATCATTGGCTACATTCAGATGTCAAGTTTGTTTATTCGCAAAATTTCTGCCCCCCCTATCCTGCTGGAGAGACCCAGAACAGCCTTGAAGGCGAAAGAGTGTCACTGTTGTCCGAGGTCAAAAAAAGACGCAACAATGCAGTTATCAAGGAGAAGTATAGGAGACAGGAGGTAGTCAGGGACAAACCCATGATTGCAGAGTTCAAGACCAGATGGCCAGGACTGTTTACTGTGCCTGAG CTCATCAGAGTGCTGAAGAAGACGGGTGGATCTAAAGGGAAGAAAATTGACTTCACCTTTGCCCCGACTTCACAG AATGAAACTGTTGAAAAGAAGAGGGAGTGCCTCCTCAGGGCACATTGTATCTATCTAAATGAAGATCCAAGCAGTCTCTTCCAAGAGTATCTG GATTCAGATGGCAGTGCTGCCCAGAGGGACCTTGAACAAGTTGTCTTTGGCATCTACAGTATTAATGCTGAGGGAGGGGATGGCACCAACACTCCAGTTGATGTTGGAATAGTGATTGAGGGTGTTGAAGTGCTTCAGGGCTTGGGAGACATCGCTTCTGCATGTGCACTCTTAATGGGTGTCATATATGCAATGAACCTCAGTTATCCTCAGGAACTGAAAACGTTCTTTGAGGTGCTTCAGAAAATCTTCCTCCAGCTGGATGCTACCAGACTCTCAACCAAG acctcgtcaagggaaagagatgggatgtaccagaaagatgttcatattaagtctcttataccagggacagaggcctcgggtaagctatga
- the LOC111843176 gene encoding uncharacterized protein isoform X5, which yields MITTVPLITTFFAQLDHHADQLIRVLKKTGGSKGKKIDFTFAPTSQNETVEKKRECLLRAHCIYLNEDPSSLFQEYLDSDGSAAQRDLEQVVFGIYSINAEGGDGTNTPVDVGIVIEGVEVLQGLGDIASACALLMGVIYAMNLSYPQELKTFFEVLQKIFLQLDATRLSTKTSSRERDGMYQKDVHIKSLIPGTEASGKL from the exons ATGATTACCACTGTTCCCCTCATCACAACGTTTTTTGCACAACTTGACCACCATGCTGATCAGCTCATCAGAGTGCTGAAGAAGACGGGTGGATCTAAAGGGAAGAAAATTGACTTCACCTTTGCCCCGACTTCACAG AATGAAACTGTTGAAAAGAAGAGGGAGTGCCTCCTCAGGGCACATTGTATCTATCTAAATGAAGATCCAAGCAGTCTCTTCCAAGAGTATCTG GATTCAGATGGCAGTGCTGCCCAGAGGGACCTTGAACAAGTTGTCTTTGGCATCTACAGTATTAATGCTGAGGGAGGGGATGGCACCAACACTCCAGTTGATGTTGGAATAGTGATTGAGGGTGTTGAAGTGCTTCAGGGCTTGGGAGACATCGCTTCTGCATGTGCACTCTTAATGGGTGTCATATATGCAATGAACCTCAGTTATCCTCAGGAACTGAAAACGTTCTTTGAGGTGCTTCAGAAAATCTTCCTCCAGCTGGATGCTACCAGACTCTCAACCAAG acctcgtcaagggaaagagatgggatgtaccagaaagatgttcatattaagtctcttataccagggacagaggcctcgggtaagctatga
- the LOC111843176 gene encoding uncharacterized protein isoform X4, which translates to MIAEFKTRWPGLFTVPEVEAEFLMITTVPLITTFFAQLDHHADQLIRVLKKTGGSKGKKIDFTFAPTSQNETVEKKRECLLRAHCIYLNEDPSSLFQEYLDSDGSAAQRDLEQVVFGIYSINAEGGDGTNTPVDVGIVIEGVEVLQGLGDIASACALLMGVIYAMNLSYPQELKTFFEVLQKIFLQLDATRLSTKTSSRERDGMYQKDVHIKSLIPGTEASGKL; encoded by the exons ATGATTGCAGAGTTCAAGACCAGATGGCCAGGACTGTTTACTGTGCCTGAG gtGGAAGCAGAATTTTTAATGATTACCACTGTTCCCCTCATCACAACGTTTTTTGCACAACTTGACCACCATGCTGATCAGCTCATCAGAGTGCTGAAGAAGACGGGTGGATCTAAAGGGAAGAAAATTGACTTCACCTTTGCCCCGACTTCACAG AATGAAACTGTTGAAAAGAAGAGGGAGTGCCTCCTCAGGGCACATTGTATCTATCTAAATGAAGATCCAAGCAGTCTCTTCCAAGAGTATCTG GATTCAGATGGCAGTGCTGCCCAGAGGGACCTTGAACAAGTTGTCTTTGGCATCTACAGTATTAATGCTGAGGGAGGGGATGGCACCAACACTCCAGTTGATGTTGGAATAGTGATTGAGGGTGTTGAAGTGCTTCAGGGCTTGGGAGACATCGCTTCTGCATGTGCACTCTTAATGGGTGTCATATATGCAATGAACCTCAGTTATCCTCAGGAACTGAAAACGTTCTTTGAGGTGCTTCAGAAAATCTTCCTCCAGCTGGATGCTACCAGACTCTCAACCAAG acctcgtcaagggaaagagatgggatgtaccagaaagatgttcatattaagtctcttataccagggacagaggcctcgggtaagctatga
- the LOC111843176 gene encoding uncharacterized protein isoform X1, which produces MGVGTHILAHILVVHVHSSHGMHLDHTFVESITETHLSKQHHWLHSDVKFVYSQNFCPPYPAGETQNSLEGERVSLLSEVKKRRNNAVIKEKYRRQEVVRDKPMIAEFKTRWPGLFTVPEVEAEFLMITTVPLITTFFAQLDHHADQLIRVLKKTGGSKGKKIDFTFAPTSQNETVEKKRECLLRAHCIYLNEDPSSLFQEYLDSDGSAAQRDLEQVVFGIYSINAEGGDGTNTPVDVGIVIEGVEVLQGLGDIASACALLMGVIYAMNLSYPQELKTFFEVLQKIFLQLDATRLSTKTSSRERDGMYQKDVHIKSLIPGTEASGKL; this is translated from the exons ATGGGCGTAGGCACCCATATCCTTGCCCATATACTAGTTGTCCATGTACATTCAAGTCATGGAATGCACTTAGATCACACCTTTGTAGAGTCCATAACAGAGACTCATCTCAGCAAACAACATCATTGGCTACATTCAGATGTCAAGTTTGTTTATTCGCAAAATTTCTGCCCCCCCTATCCTGCTGGAGAGACCCAGAACAGCCTTGAAGGCGAAAGAGTGTCACTGTTGTCCGAGGTCAAAAAAAGACGCAACAATGCAGTTATCAAGGAGAAGTATAGGAGACAGGAGGTAGTCAGGGACAAACCCATGATTGCAGAGTTCAAGACCAGATGGCCAGGACTGTTTACTGTGCCTGAG gtGGAAGCAGAATTTTTAATGATTACCACTGTTCCCCTCATCACAACGTTTTTTGCACAACTTGACCACCATGCTGATCAGCTCATCAGAGTGCTGAAGAAGACGGGTGGATCTAAAGGGAAGAAAATTGACTTCACCTTTGCCCCGACTTCACAG AATGAAACTGTTGAAAAGAAGAGGGAGTGCCTCCTCAGGGCACATTGTATCTATCTAAATGAAGATCCAAGCAGTCTCTTCCAAGAGTATCTG GATTCAGATGGCAGTGCTGCCCAGAGGGACCTTGAACAAGTTGTCTTTGGCATCTACAGTATTAATGCTGAGGGAGGGGATGGCACCAACACTCCAGTTGATGTTGGAATAGTGATTGAGGGTGTTGAAGTGCTTCAGGGCTTGGGAGACATCGCTTCTGCATGTGCACTCTTAATGGGTGTCATATATGCAATGAACCTCAGTTATCCTCAGGAACTGAAAACGTTCTTTGAGGTGCTTCAGAAAATCTTCCTCCAGCTGGATGCTACCAGACTCTCAACCAAG acctcgtcaagggaaagagatgggatgtaccagaaagatgttcatattaagtctcttataccagggacagaggcctcgggtaagctatga
- the LOC111843176 gene encoding uncharacterized protein isoform X2, protein MGVGTHILAHILVVHVHSSHGMHLDHTFVESITETHLSKQHHWLHSDVKFVYSQNFCPPYPAGETQNSLEGERVSLLSEVKKRRNNAVIKEKYRRQEVVRDKPMIAEFKTRWPGLFTVPEVEAEFLMITTVPLITTFFAQLDHHADQLIRVLKKTGGSKGKKIDFTFAPTSQNETVEKKRECLLRAHCIYLNEDPSSLFQEYLDSDGSAAQRDLEQVVFGIYSINAEGGDGTNTPVDVGIVIEGVEVLQGLGDIASACALLMGVIYAMNLSYPQELKTFFEVLQKIFLQLDATRLSTKICHNYET, encoded by the exons ATGGGCGTAGGCACCCATATCCTTGCCCATATACTAGTTGTCCATGTACATTCAAGTCATGGAATGCACTTAGATCACACCTTTGTAGAGTCCATAACAGAGACTCATCTCAGCAAACAACATCATTGGCTACATTCAGATGTCAAGTTTGTTTATTCGCAAAATTTCTGCCCCCCCTATCCTGCTGGAGAGACCCAGAACAGCCTTGAAGGCGAAAGAGTGTCACTGTTGTCCGAGGTCAAAAAAAGACGCAACAATGCAGTTATCAAGGAGAAGTATAGGAGACAGGAGGTAGTCAGGGACAAACCCATGATTGCAGAGTTCAAGACCAGATGGCCAGGACTGTTTACTGTGCCTGAG gtGGAAGCAGAATTTTTAATGATTACCACTGTTCCCCTCATCACAACGTTTTTTGCACAACTTGACCACCATGCTGATCAGCTCATCAGAGTGCTGAAGAAGACGGGTGGATCTAAAGGGAAGAAAATTGACTTCACCTTTGCCCCGACTTCACAG AATGAAACTGTTGAAAAGAAGAGGGAGTGCCTCCTCAGGGCACATTGTATCTATCTAAATGAAGATCCAAGCAGTCTCTTCCAAGAGTATCTG GATTCAGATGGCAGTGCTGCCCAGAGGGACCTTGAACAAGTTGTCTTTGGCATCTACAGTATTAATGCTGAGGGAGGGGATGGCACCAACACTCCAGTTGATGTTGGAATAGTGATTGAGGGTGTTGAAGTGCTTCAGGGCTTGGGAGACATCGCTTCTGCATGTGCACTCTTAATGGGTGTCATATATGCAATGAACCTCAGTTATCCTCAGGAACTGAAAACGTTCTTTGAGGTGCTTCAGAAAATCTTCCTCCAGCTGGATGCTACCAGACTCTCAACCAAG atttgtcataattacgagacctga